attttctccttattttccaataaggtttaaaggagtttttatggCATATCATATATTCCTCAGATTTTTCTCATTGGGTTTTCTGAGGAATTTCAGCTTACAGCTGCATTGATCTCAAGGAAGATTCGATCAATGGGGAGTGTTACGAAACGGTGTCTCTCAATAGACACCCATTCGGTGATCTCATCAACGACGCCATGAACAGACACCTATTCATgaagtgatctcatccatcaattACAAGATTAGTTGATAGGATTAGACAGTTAGTTTTACTCCAAAGGGCATGTCCTTTGGGAACAGTCATGTCCCTTCGTGACACCCCTTCACTTGTATAAATACATTTCAGAGATCAATGAAAGAGATAGTTCTCCTAAATCTGGTTCATTTTACGTTCACTTCTAAATGAAAAAAACATCTTTCGTGTGTTGATAGGCAGTGCCTCTCTCCTTTTGTGAATGAATTGTGTGATGCTGTATGCGTGTGTGGTGAATAAAGTTAAAAAGCTCCTAAAGAAGTAGGTACAGAAATGGTTCTTTGGTTCTGTTTCTGTGTGGCCTTATGACATCCATTAAACCACTGCCTCAAGTACCTTGGGAGTTTGGTCCAGGAGCCCCTGACAAGATAATACAGTGAACACTCTGAAATGCTGTAAAACAATATGTTCATGCACGAACAGTTTATCTGCAACACGTATGTTATCCTGTGGTGATATGATTTTTATTCTCCTGCGCATGGTGGATTTTGCTTCTTCAGTGTGACTCATCAGTGATATGTTGAGGAGGCAGGGAATGGCGAGAGGGCACCAGGTGGAACACGGAGGCGACTCGAGGAAAACGACGGCGCGGGAGAGGTTTGGGCCGAGCGGGCCAGATGCGCACAGCGAAGGGGTACAACCCAATATGGCTTTAAAAGGAGAGGAATTGTGTTGGAAATGGGGTTGATAATTCAAGGAAAATATTTTTTGGTGCCCTAAATAAATTTCAGGAAAGCACACAGAACATTCAAATTGCATACGGTGTACTTTTAATGCAAGGTTTTCAAAATGTTTTTGAAAATGGTTGTGCAGGCAAAGAAACAAACCAAGTTTTATTTTGTTgtaaatttttttagaaaaataaatttTTAACGAATTTTAGCACGAGGAAAAACACGGGATATTACAGATCTACCTCATTTAGaagaatctcatcctgagattcaaGCAGGCTAAAGAGAGAAGAAACTAGACAACGAGAAACAACATGGTGTTCCTATTTGTCTTACTAAACTATTTCTTTAGGGCTTCTTTATTCATTTTTTTCAGTAGCATGAGGTCTCCTTTGTTGTGGAAATATATTTCTTGTCCAATGAGACTACTGACTGGGACCGACTTAATTCTACTGATGCCCTATATCATGGTATCTTATTCTTGTCGAATCATCGGCCATGTCATTAGGTCTCTTTAATTCTTTGTACGTGCTCTGGAGTATTGTTATTTTCAGGGGGGGTTTTTGGGTAGGGGGCTAAGGATATGTTTGGTTTCTATATGTCCTCCTAAaattcctatcacatcgaatgtttagacacatgcatggagtattaaatatagactaattacgaaactaactacacaacttgcgactagtttgcgagacgaatcttttaaacataattagttcatgatttgacaacgtggtgctacagtaaacatgtgctaatgacagattaattaggcttaaaaaatcatctcgcaaattagcctctatctatgtaattggttttgtaattaatctatatttaatgctctttattagtatctaaacatttgatatgacataaattttaggagcgactaaagaaccaaacaccccctaaatctgGTTATGACTTGTCATCAATGACGACCACAGAACAACTCACGACGACCTTGATATTTTGCAAAGTTCAACGGACAAGTGACGAGCAGCAAAACAAAGTCTCATTTGTGTAATTATATTATTGTGCACGGTCGTTAACAGAGACACACAGTAGAGTCGTTTTTGCTCTGCCTAACTAACCAGCATAGTCAAGAACAAGAGTGAACAGGTGAGCGATTGGAATGGAAGGTGCCAAAGCCTACCCAACCACGAGACACCTCTCTCCTGATGCCTTTCACTCTCATATgaatctcttctctcttctcatcTATGTTAATTCCTGTTGCTCTTACACCCCAGGAGACCTCAAACAAAGGAAAAAGAAGGGAAGAATAAGCTTGTTCCTGTCGTGCAGGTCGATCAACTTGATATATATAGTCGCCAAACCACACTAGAGAGGAGCCTTTATTTGTTATCGGTTTGCTTGTTAATTAACATTGAATGCAGGGATGTAAAATGAACCATTTGAAAGAGAGTGTAACTACATCCATCATCAAGGAACACCACACACCCACTGCGAACATGTGTACCCTGAAGAGGTACAGACCCATGTCCTTTATTCCATCAAGATTATAAAAAAAACCGTGGCACGTGGCATAGGCGGATGTTGTCATGTCGAACGTGTGGCACAATTTAAATTATGATATTTTATGACAAAAAAATGTGTTTATGTCCTTTATTCCAACTTCTACGTCCCCAACAAATTAAATGGATATGATATATAATTGAGATCGAAAATATGTGTTGCATAAATCTTGTTCTCAGCGGTAAACTATTTCTTGGAGACTCTCATTCCTTTGGACGAATGTATTCATGTTTCTCTTTCCACTATTAAATCTTCTTTCTTCTCCGGTGCTTGTTGATAGAGGTAACGATGAACTAAACACGCTAAGGGCAAGTGCGAGTGATGATTGCTAGTAGCAATATATAACTACCTAAAGCATTGTATATTTGAGTACTGTTACTGCTCAGGAGGTGAAAAACCGTGTGAGATTTAGTGACATACATGTTGTTCCATACCCTTAATTGTTCTACACTTGGAGATTGCTTCAAAGCTTTAGTAACCACTAGTGATCGAATTGTTCTATTAAGTGTATGTATTATATATGTTACTCTGTCTTTGTTCGATCTATAAAGAACAACTAAAAACATAAATGCTCCCTAGATATGTTTGGATCGCATTTGCACTTCTGAAGATGAGGAGAGATGAGTCTGCAAAGAGAATTCGGATAGCATTTGCACATGTTAGCATGATGACGTGTTTATTGCTGCTTAAGGCCACCCCCAACGCTAAGTAGCCCCATCCTCCGTGCCCAGCCTCTTGTATCCAAATCATCACTGGTGTAGACTTCGCAGACCGCCAGATGACACAGCTTCCTGCCAAAAGTACAAATGGGACCTTTAAAGGATAGGCACTGTATGCCTGCGTTGGGAGAATAAATTATGTAGGATAGCCTCACCAGTGCTTTTCTCTGAGACCACTACTCATATACGCCTGCGCTGGGGCTGCCCTAACTGATGATTTTGCCTAAACACTTGTAAGTGTGGCAACATGAAAGTAGTACGGCTACAAGTCATGTGCTTCAACCTAGAATAGGATCCAGCTATAGATTAAGTGTAAAAACATGGTAAGTTGGTAGCTCAAGTTTGAGTAAACGGCCCAAACAACTAACACTAACGCATTTCCAAGTCTGAAGACCATTTTTATGTAAATATCGCCAAGGTGTAAGTATTAGAGTCCTATCTATATAGATGACATGCAAAGTAATTTTGACGACTTGTGTGTGAAGTTGTTTTTGGATGCTAATAAAAATTGGGTTAAAATCGGCAGGGTTGAACCAACGGACTGAACCCGGGGAACTCTGCACGAGCTCAGCTATGAAACTCTAAACTAGAGTCTGAAACCGTTGAATCAGCTAAACTTCAGATCAGCTGAAGATCTCCCAATGATCAGTTCGTTCAACGACCATAGTGcttgaagaaaagttgtagacctaTATGCCATCTTGAATTGTTGTTATAGACGACCAACCAGGGATGTTGTGTACAAAATCGCAAGAAAATTGGCAACAAAATCGTTACGTTGAGCATGTTCCATGGCATGCCATCACATCCTCGTGTCGTGTAGCACGAACATAATCCTCAGCgttgtgcttgccaacacaaacACACGTGTCTCATGCGGACAAAATTTTCTGTGGAAACAGATTTCTGTAATGGAAACGGAAAAGAGCAAGAAGGCAGGGCCCGTAGACATGTTTTGGGTGTGTAATTGGGCCGGGACAATTTTCAATCAGCAGCATGTGGGCTTTAGCTCTTCTAagttgtatgtgtgtgtgtgtgtgaggagGGGCCCGGCCCAGCCGAGGTTGTGCGGTTCACGGCCACGACCGTTGGTTGGTGGGCGTGTATACTCCTACGTACGTTGATGCGTGAAACGCGGCTGGGAATGGGAATTCCCAATTCCAACCCAATACTCTCGACTCCGACACGTACCACCGTTGTGGGACCGTCCCACCGTTGCTGCCTCGTGTGGGGACCACCACCACCCTTCTCTCCTCCTGCGTGGTCGGCCGGAGAAGTTGACGGCAACAATGCACTCCTTTGACAAAACTTGGTGCCAGTAAAAACCGTAGAAAAATACATCCGTCCTATTCTTCAGCagtattttttttttggcaaaggaACAGAGTTTTTCTCCCACAGCAAATTAGCATCAGCCAAAATTTTAGTGAAACGAACTCAGTTTAGGGTTTACTTTAGCCATAAGAAGCCTATATATTACACGTACGGCTACATATGCCTGTCATGAGTTCTCTGACCCAAAAATCATCACAGGCTCATCGTCGATTTGGCATGCGCCATCATCTCGGTTGACGGCGGAATCCACCTCCTCCTCGGATTTCGAATTCAGTTTCAGGTTTTGGGTTGTTCCACTCATAGATGCCCAATAAAGACCAGAAATAGATCATTTGGAAACAAAACTCCGTATTAATAAATTGTTTCTATAAGCTACAAGTTCATAGCAAGTTGTGTCATGAAATTGTGTGCGAGAGCGTGTGGACAGCCTAGCCACTGTGAGCGCTACCACGCCAAGCTATGAGCTCGTTGGCAAACTTAATAAATAGACGATACCTCGCGCGTTGCTACAGCAATTTTATAGTGCTTTTTAGGATGATGGTTCATATGGAGTTAGAAATGTAGGGCTTTGCTTGTGTTACAAGCTTATGTGAAAATATAGTTGTGCAATCTTCCTTACTTGGAAGGACAACAGAAACGTTGATAATTTTAAAAGTGTCGTCGATTCATAAATCATGGTTGCACTTATGCCTCAAAACTACTAATTAGTAAATTGCATCAAAATATGTTAAACAAAGCTGTTTTGTGAAGCCATGACAACACTAATTAGTAGGCATGGGGATATATGTGTATTGTTCGCCTTCCCACATGTGTTTATGAATTATGACATCAAGGTATTTGATGCGCTCATCACAGATCTTTGAAGTGGCTGGCTGCTTTACATGGTTAAAATATACTGAAGCATCCTGAAGTTACACATGTTTGATTAGTGATTTTTAAAGATACGATTATGCAGTAATAATTAAGTAAAAATGGAGAAGATTTAAGCCAATAAATAAAGTGCTCCCGCTACATAGCTACAGATGGACCTGCAGCTCAAAAAAGGATGCTGCTGGAAAAGTGCATGTATTGAAGAGGCACTGAAGCTTGTTGTAGACCCGTTGATGCAAATGAGCCGGCACTTGCCTGCATGCCATTGTCATCCTTCATGGTCCACCACGACTGGATCAAGCCCGCAGATGACTCTTGGCACCAGCGACTTTCCTGGAGCTAGCACCAACGGCTCTCCCTGCTTGTCCACATGCGTCATGGCTGCTCCATCGTTTCACAATCGCATGAAACATAGAGCTCCCTGGAGCAAGGGCTTTGTTCTGTTGTTTCAGGTTGCTTCTCTCCTCAGTTCTTTTCAAGCCCTTACAAATATTTTCCATTTGATCTCCGGGAAGATTCCCTCAAAAAGAAAAATTACTTTTCCAATGCTAAATTACCAAATCATCCTGCGACATTGCACTAATGAGAAGAATCAAATATTGGCCCCATTTTGATTGGGGCATTTGACCACCCCCGAAAAGGAACTGTCAGCAGCTTGAGTTCATCATCCAACAAATAAGCAACTCTTATTGTTGTGCCATCAGTATTTTTGGCCCTCAAGGAGGTATCCGGGCTAGGGCTAGAGGTATCGGCATGCGCGGCGACACAGATGCCTGAGGACGCCACCACTGCCGAAGTGCCGACTGCATCAGCGAGTGCTGTTTATCTACTCGACTACTCACGACCAAACTCAAGCAGGCATTTGATCGAACACCCACTGCACACCAACTAAACTCAGAACCCTCATCACCATAACTGAAATTGGTTGAACACCATGACCACAGCATCGGAAGCAACTCACAGAGCACCGAGTGGAGAGAAGGCTCCAGGCTACAGACCCTGTGCAGCCCCCGGCCCCGATGCCTAAAGAAGCCCGAAGAGGAGGAGTAGCAGGACGGTGGGCGCCACAGCGAGGATGAAGAGGATCTCAGAGCCGACGATCCGCGGGTGGCCAGCCGGCGATCCAACGGGTAGCCGGCGGCCTCGCAACGTATCACCACGATCTCGCCGTAGTGGAGTAGCCCCTCTGACCGGAGCGCTCCAGGCGAGGAGGAGCAAGGCCAAGCAGTGGCGGAGGACGAAAAAAATTTAAGGTAGAGCGAAGTCAATAACATATATAGTAAAGTAATATCTCTCAAAATGGTTCACTAGACAGTGTGATAGTAAAACACAAATTACAAGCATTTAGGATATAAAAAACTATAGAAAATACAAGTAAAGTCAACTAACCATGTGACGATGAAGCTTCAGTCACGCCTAGGCGGCCTAGGCAATTGCATTTGCCTATCTTTCTTGTTTTGAAATGTATTCTTGATCTTCTCAAGATCAATTCCTTTGAATATTTCTCGCTCAATGTAGCACACCATTAAGTAATTGAGCCAAGCATCGGACATCTTGATGCGCAATTCTGTTTTGATAATCTTCATAGCTGAAAAGACCCTTTCAACTGATGCCGTCGCTACCGGTAGTATCAATGCCAACTCAATTAGACGATAAACCGATGGGAAAACAGTATGTCTATCAAGTTTAACCATTTTTGCAGCTAGACTTACCAGATCATGACAATCTCTAAACTCCTCAATTCTTctcacatgaataataaataactCAAGTTGATCTTTTATACCCATCTTTTCGGAATAGGAGAAATCATCAGAATATATCTCAGTAAGCCAAGCAAGCTTGTGCACATCAAATTTAGAGAATGAATCTCTCAGGTCAAGACaagaaaagcaaacaagcaactcTGAAGATACCTCATTAAACCGATGATCAAACTCTGTGGTAATAGCATCTATAACAGCATAGAAGATATCAACACGAAAATAATGGTCTTGAGTGATGTTGTTCTTGTCCCCTTTTCTTCATCTTCCAAATCTTGGTACTGCTTCATTCATATTTGGTATTGGGATATCATTTTCACTGCAAAATTTTGTGGCTTCCTATAATAGTGGCTCCCAACCATCATTCCTCAAATTCATCACACGTGTTTTCACATCAATAACCAAAGACATGGCTTGAACAATATTTTGATCCTTCCTTTGCAAGATAAGAGAGCTCATTTGTGATGCGCAGGATTTGCAACATCATCTTCATGATGAACACAAAGCTAAAAGACTCCATGATTTCCACTAAACCTCCTGCCCTACTTGGATTATGCTCATCTTGATGCACAATTTGTAGAACTTCAATTACTGAATCCCACATTGATTCAATACTAAGTAATGTCTTGTAATGAGAACCCCATCTTGTATCTCCGAGTCTAGCCAAGGATGTTGCTTGATGTTTCCCTCTTCCTGTGGAAATCTCTCCACTGCTCAACTTGCCTAAAAGAATCCTGCGTTGCTTATCTAGCAGTAAATCCTTCCCCTTGCAAGATGTAGTGGTGTTCACAATCAAGGCCACATAACCAAAGAAATCCTCCATAGATGAACAACATCTTAAGATGGAAACAACTACCAACTGCAATTGATGAGCAAAGCAATGGACATAGAAAGCATATGGGTTCTCATCACGAATAAGCTTCTGAAGGCCATTAAATTCTCCTCTCATATTAGAAGCACCATCATACCCTTGCCCTCGCAGATTTGCAATGTGTAACCCATGCTCACCAAGTACTTCAACAATTGTTGTCTTCAATGCTTCTGAGGTTGTCTCCTTCACATGCTTAATACCTAAAAATCTTTCAATCACTTTTCCTTTCTTGTTCACAAACCTACAACATAGATATTATAATCTGATTAGTTAATTTTAACATTAACAATTATATAATCAATTACTTACCTCACAACCACAGCCATTTGTTCTTTGACACATATATCACGCGATTCATCTATAAGAATGGAGAAAAGACAACCCGCCATCTCTTCCTTTATTGCTTTGGTGACCTCAATTGCACAACACTCTGCAAGTTCTTTTTGAATTGTTGGGGAAGTCATCTTGGCATTTTTGGGACATGTCTCATCAAATGCAAGCCTCACTTGTTCATTCCTTTCTTTATACCAATcaagaaactctagaaaattCCCCTTATTCAAAGAAGCAAGGGACTCATCGTGTCCACGGAATGGTTCACCTTGCAATGTGAGCAAACTCACAATACCCAACGATGCATCCAACCTAGTTTCATATTTGATTAGTGCATCTTTTGTATGTTTGTCAACCTTATGTTTCACACTTGTTTGATTTTTGAAATCTTCATATGCTGTCCTACACTGGTTTTGGATTTTTCCATCATGTTTTGGAAGCACCAAATATGCATTCTTCCAATTGTTAAACCCCAATATTGTAAAGACATCATATCCAAATTTGTCATCCATTCGATCATGCTTGAAAAGATAACAATAAAAACAATAGGCCCTATACTTCTCCACACTGTATTCAAGCCAAGGATGTTGCTTGAACCAACTTTTTCTGAAAGCatcttttcttatttgttttagGGAAATTATAACCCATTGGTTGAGTTGGACCCTTATCTATGGCACTATGTAGAAaaacatttttaggggcggctggtaaccgtTTGTAGGGGTGattttgccagccgcccctatgaaagggtggctacaaatcatgcatttgtaggggcggttcccagaccgcccctataaatcgatttgtagaggcggttggtaTTACTAGCCGTCCCTATgaattgatttataggggcggtctagaaacaccagccacccctacaaatcgatttgtaggggcggctacagtaacaaccgcccctacaaattatttttccgcaaaaaaaaaaattacaattcaaattcgaccagaacatatatttttcatcatgacttatcttcttctgcgattgtactgaaacttaatgacaatacacatttatttataccAGATTATAACAAATATTCCATGCCATGTCTTCCAAATGCGAATTGTAGTAATACATATCAaatcaaatataaaaaaatatcaaGTTAACTAAAAAATGCTAACTAGTATGCTCAATGCCTTTATCATAGATAAAGGCACAATCAGAAAACCCAAATTTATATCCCGAAAAAAAGAAACTTCTGAAATATTCACCTTGTGAACACTTCTAAACGCAAGCTGCACAGATACCAAGTATCGGAAGGAACAAATGACAGATGGTTTCGcttaaaaaaaacaaacaaatgaCAGATGGAAATGCATGTAAACCATTGCCACATGCATTGTACCCTGTGTAGCCCATCTCTCTTCCTCTACAAGTCAACAGGTTTCCTCCCATTCCTGAGCAATAATCCCACACTTGCTTCCGGCATCTACACCACAAAAAAAAGGTATCAGAATTTCGTTGAAAATGGGCAAGCAGGATGCTGTGAGTTGTGAAAGTATGGTAGGTGCCAATACGAACAAACATGGCAcagcatggtaggtgccaataCGAACAAACATGGCAcagcatggtaggtgccaatgCGAACAAACATGCTTCCATGATCAGCTCAGTGTGATATCCGATCCATTGCTTTCTAGTTCCTATAACTAGTATATTATGTTTCACAAAGAATAAAGAATTATCTTTGCACCCATGAGTATTTTCaatatataagaaaaaaatagTGATGGCATAGTTAATCTGAAGCATTAGCTGAATCAAAACGGAAAAGAGACTAGCATGATAAGCtctgcaaaacaagtagcattcATGTTCTATTTTTGCAAGAAATACAATCACCTGTGCATAAGTTATAACAGAAAAAGGAGCACTCCAACGCTGGATACTGACCTGACCATGCAGGCTATTGATAATCTTCCACTTTGTCAGCGATGCATGTGGAGTGGATTCAGTGATAAAGCAAGTCATTCGGATAGAAGGTAGCCAATTAATCTGTGAATCCAAATAAAAATACTTTATACTTACCAATCTGGAAAAAAAATCTCAGGAAACAAATCTAATCAGTCATAAGTTTGCTGGAATCACGCATATCTGAGCATTTACACTCTGAAAAAAGCATGTTGCACATCTTGTATCCTTATtgagaaataaaaaaataataaatctctaatTATGCTCCTCAGCcagcaaacaaccaacatacCAAATAATGTTATCAACATCTCCCACGGAATGGATCAGAAATGACTACCATCCTCCCACAATCAAGAAACCGATGCACCTTTATAATTGTAATAATCTTATATCATCATCATCCTGGTACCATTTACAACTATGGAAATGCTAATAGAAATTTCAAGCAAAAATTTGAAGAATACAAGTTTTAAAAGCTAGTTTAAGAAATGAAGGCTTTAGTTGTATTCATATGAGATAATACTGAAATGCATGTGCTAGCTTCTGGAAAGAAATGATTACCACTTCTAGCTCGAAATCAAGCTTTTGTCTACCCTGTCAGCATTTTGCCATATTTTCTGGTAATCTCATATGaattcaaaataaaaaaattatcaatCCCAAAGACAAGTGACACATTCCAACACAAAGCACTAGCCAGTTGACCTACTAATAACGAAACAAACAGGAACAGCCTCTCGAGGTAGGTTCATCTCATCAGGAAACATTTGCACCGCCTCTGTGGTGGAAGTCGAGATGTAGCACAGGTAGGTTCATCTCATCAATCAGCGCCATGGATGCGAGGGCAGGAATCTGCAAGGGAGGCAATGGCCCCTCCACAAGGCCACCTCAACTTTAATCTCCATCCGCTCCTTTAGCCATACGACtttgcaaaacaaaacaaaacaaaacaaaatagccTGTAACCCACCCCATCGCCACATTTGGCATGCACACACcctattcgcttgttggtttcagccagcccaaaccagccagccaacagtgttttcctctcacaacaaactagcaccagccagcccaaaccagtccagaaaccaaccagcgattATCTTTAGCATCCAACACAATATGCAAATTAAAGTTGTATACAATAACAAGCTATATCAATTAAACATAGTACCCTAGGTCCTTAGCTGGCGGCTagctctactctactactacagcCTAGAATAAAAGATATATGATCGATCGTGTAATTCCAATTGACAGAAGGATGGAATTAGTACATGATTGTTTTTATTATCTTGCATCTAAAATTAAAAGTTGGTAGTCACAAACCATCTCTTTCATGCAGCTGCCTTGCATGATCCCATCACAGCTGTGTCGCAAGCATATCTTTATATGTTCAACATCAGCAATACGTGTTCACATATTTTTATAGTTAGATGGCACGTCATACAACTAGTAAAACTTGTTTCTCATCATAAGGAGTCATCattcatttatgtatgtgtgacGTCACAGCCCAAGCAATCTAAACAACACTAGGTGAGTCATACTATTATCGCAATCTAAACTAGTTCATTGAAGAGTAATTGGCAAAAAAAAATAGTGAACTTTTCCTATGCAAATCTACATGATTCACACAAGGCAGATGCTTGCAGAACAGGTACTCTGCATCCTAGGCATGCTTCGCGCATCACAAATCAATCTAGTAATCACTAGCAAAGAACACATGGCTATGGACCTCGAAATCAATCTCTAAGTTTGGCTGCTACAACTTGTATTTGAAAGCTGAggtaattaaaaaaaaaaattgctcGGCAGAGGAGTCCAGAAGTCCGTCGGTGTCTCTCCAGTTCGCAGGAGAGGACGGCGCTAGTGAATTTCGATGAGCTAGATATAGTAGACAGTAGATTAAATTAAACTTAAGGACAAATAGAATCCTTATTGTTTTCTTCGGACGGAGGAAGTACAGTAGAGATTAACTGGGTCAAACAAATGAAGATCACCAGTTTCCACATGAATAATGCACGATGATCCATCCATGCGCCATATGATTATAGTTAATAAAATAAACTACATACTCCAGCTAATTACTAGTACTGGCTTGCATCTGCATTCATACTAGCTAAAATAATTTGTTGCACGCCATGTCCAGACTCGCTCCATGATGCTGACCTGACCATACTCGCTCCATGATGCAAATGGGACAAGCCCTCTGCCGAGCGCGGGTTCAGGAGCTTTCGTGACTTTTCTGGATTTATGGCTTGACGGGTGATATATCTACGAACACCACAATAGAGAACGGTCGATAACATCGCCTGTTCGCCAGATCTGGTAGTTACCGAGCTATCGGGCGACGTGGCCCTATCACGGCTAGCAATTTAACCCATCCATTGCCCGTGATTTACCATGCAAGTTGGTGTTAAGAAGATTATTTACCTCGAGTGCTTCTCCATAGTCGTGCCATGCATCTGTTTTGGATGAAACCCCTGCGTAACAGGAAAAAGATTGGGAGCGGCCTGGCTGCACCCTCCCACCGTGCAGACTGCTTGGATCTGGTGACACGTGTCACAGACAATCTATCGTACGGCCAGATGGTACTCTAAAAATAGACAACTAAAAACTCATCGGGATACTCTAAAAATAGCCAACTAAAAACTCTACCTCCCAGCCGGTTGATGGATTTTTTTAGACCCGTGTCACCGGATCCAAGCATGTTTACACGGAGATCCATCACATGCATGTTGTTGACATTCCGCGCATGATTGTTTCGTCTGTTAGTTGATGCATGCAATGGACCAGTCAGTGCCATTTGCTCTCCATCCATCTCTCTTTGGTGCCGCTGCCGTCCAACGCCATGATATGATATGCCGGCATTCCAAGCGAGGAGGAGCCAGCACTCAGCAGGCAGCGGCCGGTCAAACTTGACACCGCGTGGCATGCAT
The nucleotide sequence above comes from Miscanthus floridulus cultivar M001 chromosome 18, ASM1932011v1, whole genome shotgun sequence. Encoded proteins:
- the LOC136523251 gene encoding uncharacterized protein, with translation MDDKFGYDVFTILGFNNWKNAYLVLPKHDGKIQNQCRTAYEDFKNQTSVKHKVDKHTKDALIKYETRLDASLGIVSLLTLQGEPFRGHDESLASLNKGNFLEFLDWYKERNEQVRLAFDETCPKNAKMTSPTIQKELAECCAIEVTKAIKEEMAGCLFSILIDESRDICVKEQMAVVVRFVNKKGKVIERFLGIKHVKETTSEALKTTIVEVLGEHGLHIANLRGQGYDGASNMRGEFNGLQKLIRDENPYAFYVHCFAHQLQLVVVSILRCCSSMEDFFGYVALIVNTTTSCKGKDLLLDKQRRILLGKLSSGEISTGRGKHQATSLARLGDTRWGSHYKTLLSIESMWDSVIEVLQIVHQDEHNPSRAGGLVEIMESFSFVFIMKMMLQILRITNELSYLAKEGSKYCSSHVFGY